In Anaerolineales bacterium, one DNA window encodes the following:
- a CDS encoding cation transporter: protein MSTMTEQATQKPYWNYALWLAIFTILYNIVEGLVSIGFGLSDESLALFGFGVDSFIEVMSGVGILVMVHRIRRNPNSSRTPFEVTALRVTGTAFYILVAGLGVTAVYNIATNHKPETTLPGLIISILSIAVMWALVAGKRRVGHALHSIPILADANCTMVCVYMSVVLLASSFIYELTGIGFVDSLGAIGLIYFSTKEGREAFEKARGLECACDDEDRH, encoded by the coding sequence ATGTCAACCATGACCGAGCAAGCCACACAAAAACCCTACTGGAATTACGCGCTCTGGCTGGCGATTTTTACGATCCTTTACAACATTGTGGAAGGGTTGGTTTCGATCGGATTCGGCCTGAGCGATGAGTCGCTGGCGCTCTTCGGCTTCGGTGTGGATTCGTTCATCGAGGTCATGTCGGGAGTCGGGATCTTGGTGATGGTCCACCGCATCCGGCGCAACCCGAATTCCTCGCGCACACCGTTCGAAGTGACGGCACTGCGCGTGACCGGCACGGCGTTTTACATCCTGGTTGCCGGGCTGGGGGTGACAGCCGTATACAACATCGCCACAAACCATAAACCCGAGACAACCCTGCCGGGCTTGATCATTTCGATCCTTTCGATCGCGGTCATGTGGGCATTGGTGGCAGGCAAACGCAGAGTGGGACACGCGCTCCATTCCATACCCATCCTTGCCGACGCGAACTGCACAATGGTTTGTGTTTATATGTCCGTGGTATTGCTGGCATCGAGTTTCATCTACGAACTGACAGGCATCGGCTTCGTGGACAGCCTCGGCGCGATCGGGTTGATCTATTTTTCAACGAAGGAAGGGCGGGAGGCCTTCGAAAAAGCCAGGGGACTGGAATGTGCCTGCGATGATGAAGACCGTCACTAG
- a CDS encoding carbohydrate kinase family protein, protein MDILLTGSVAYDYLMTFPGQFKEQILPERLASISLSFLVDSMSKQRGGIAPNIAYTMALLGQKPRVMATVGEDFGDYRAWLDSKGVDTSLMQVVPGVFTASFFATTDTDSAQIASFYPGAMAHSASQSLKELDQKPDLVIVSPSAPDAMMKFPAECRELGIKYLYDPSQQVLRLEGHELARDMEGAYFLFCNDYEFGLISKKTGWDMGQILKHVKVLVITRGKDGADLYTDNTEVHIPTVPEEEIVDPTGVGDAFRGGFLAGYAHGFDWKLCGEIGSLSAVYCLEQRGTQNHSYTKDEFVQRFRRHFDDGGRLDLLLKY, encoded by the coding sequence ATGGATATTCTGCTCACCGGCTCCGTTGCCTACGACTACCTGATGACCTTCCCCGGTCAGTTCAAGGAACAGATCCTGCCCGAACGCCTGGCGTCCATCAGCCTCTCGTTTTTGGTCGATTCGATGTCCAAACAACGCGGCGGCATCGCCCCGAACATCGCCTACACCATGGCGCTGCTTGGGCAGAAACCGCGTGTGATGGCAACCGTCGGCGAGGACTTCGGCGACTATCGCGCATGGCTGGATTCGAAAGGCGTGGATACGTCCCTGATGCAGGTCGTGCCCGGCGTTTTCACCGCCTCGTTCTTTGCCACGACCGACACTGATTCCGCCCAGATCGCATCCTTCTACCCTGGGGCAATGGCGCACTCCGCCTCCCAATCCCTGAAGGAGCTCGATCAAAAACCAGACCTGGTCATCGTCTCGCCCAGCGCGCCGGATGCAATGATGAAATTCCCGGCCGAATGCCGTGAGCTGGGCATCAAATATCTGTACGACCCGAGCCAGCAGGTCTTAAGACTCGAAGGGCATGAACTTGCACGCGACATGGAAGGCGCGTACTTCCTGTTCTGCAATGACTACGAGTTCGGTTTGATCTCCAAGAAAACAGGCTGGGATATGGGGCAAATCCTTAAGCACGTGAAGGTGTTGGTCATTACGCGCGGCAAGGATGGCGCCGATCTTTACACGGATAATACCGAAGTGCACATTCCAACCGTCCCCGAGGAGGAGATCGTGGATCCCACCGGTGTTGGGGATGCCTTCCGCGGCGGTTTCCTGGCCGGTTATGCCCATGGCTTCGACTGGAAGTTATGCGGCGAGATCGGCTCGCTATCCGCGGTATACTGCCTCGAACAACGCGGCACGCAGAATCACTCCTATACAAAGGATGAATTTGTCCAACGCTTCCGCCGTCATTTCGATGACGGCGGCAGGCTGGACCTGTTGTTGAAGTATTAA
- a CDS encoding LCP family protein, which produces MTPFQKTIIAVLTVIASAVLLAAGINLLQTYRAFAAQPLGPGLPAAAQTLPPTWTASPGPLPTSAGVVTLAPTVSFATSTPQAKCGGPDLMNILVIGADTRGDNYTYGLADAIRILRVDFVTPKVTVLEFPRDLWVEIPHIADNLNGQDHEKLNQAYLYGQPGFKYWDDPSGGSGLLALTLNLNFGIQVDHYVTVNMRTFVNIVDALGGIDINIPDKQTARSMDLPVGDNHLDGDQTLKVVRNRDGGTFERADNQNLVVCALRKKVTSPRVVTQIPQLIESFKDNIRTDFTPEQLSQLACLGTQMPPQNIAFASFPQELFRQTRIYDPVFDKRISIVDADFTILREYVTQFQNGIWPPPPAAGRPADEEVDPVSVCE; this is translated from the coding sequence ATGACACCTTTCCAAAAAACAATCATCGCCGTTCTTACCGTTATCGCCTCGGCCGTCCTGCTGGCGGCCGGAATTAACCTTCTGCAAACCTACCGCGCCTTTGCCGCCCAGCCGCTTGGACCCGGGCTTCCGGCCGCCGCACAAACCCTGCCGCCCACCTGGACGGCTTCACCCGGTCCCTTGCCCACTTCAGCAGGGGTGGTCACGCTTGCGCCAACGGTTTCCTTTGCCACCAGCACACCGCAGGCAAAATGCGGCGGCCCTGACCTCATGAATATCCTTGTCATCGGCGCGGACACACGCGGCGACAACTACACCTACGGGCTGGCAGACGCCATCCGCATCCTGCGAGTCGATTTTGTAACGCCCAAGGTCACCGTGCTTGAATTCCCCCGCGATCTATGGGTGGAGATCCCGCACATTGCCGATAACCTGAACGGACAGGACCACGAAAAACTCAATCAGGCCTATTTATACGGTCAGCCGGGCTTCAAATACTGGGACGACCCCAGCGGAGGTTCGGGCCTGCTCGCGCTCACCCTCAACCTCAATTTCGGCATTCAAGTGGATCATTACGTCACCGTCAACATGCGCACCTTCGTGAACATCGTCGATGCACTCGGCGGAATCGACATCAACATCCCCGATAAACAGACCGCGCGCAGTATGGACCTGCCCGTCGGGGATAACCACCTGGACGGCGACCAGACCCTCAAAGTGGTCCGCAACCGCGACGGCGGAACCTTTGAACGTGCCGACAATCAAAACCTGGTGGTGTGCGCCCTGCGAAAAAAGGTCACCAGCCCACGGGTTGTCACGCAGATCCCTCAATTGATCGAATCGTTTAAGGACAACATCCGCACCGATTTCACACCGGAACAGCTCAGTCAGCTGGCATGCCTCGGCACACAAATGCCGCCGCAAAACATCGCCTTTGCGAGTTTCCCGCAGGAACTCTTCAGGCAAACCCGCATCTATGACCCCGTCTTCGATAAACGCATCTCCATCGTGGATGCCGACTTCACCATCCTGCGCGAGTATGTCACGCAGTTTCAAAACGGCATCTGGCCCCCGCCGCCTGCCGCCGGCCGGCCGGCCGATGAAGAAGTAGACCCCGTCTCTGTTTGCGAATGA
- the rsmA gene encoding 16S rRNA (adenine(1518)-N(6)/adenine(1519)-N(6))-dimethyltransferase RsmA, with product MNSAPIPPLNASALLKRFGLRADKRLGQNFLQDESALERIAAAAEIQGDDCVLEIGPGLGSLTRYLAVSAKKVTAVELDRDLLIPLQAVLQPYQNVRVVHGDILKLSIAELIDQPNYIVAANIPYNITSAIIRHLLENLPKPRRVVLTIQKEVAERICAQPGDLSLLALSVQVYGQPRIAGRIPAAAFHPAPKVDSAILRIDIYEEPLISKELVDTFFKLTKAGFGQKRKTLRNSLSSGLHISPQNTESLLTSAGIDPMRRAETLSIDEWKGLCEKR from the coding sequence ATGAATTCAGCTCCCATTCCTCCCCTCAATGCCTCCGCGCTGCTTAAACGATTTGGTCTGCGCGCCGATAAACGCCTCGGGCAGAATTTTTTGCAGGATGAATCGGCGCTGGAAAGGATCGCCGCCGCTGCGGAAATTCAAGGGGATGACTGTGTCCTTGAGATCGGACCCGGCCTTGGCAGTCTCACCCGTTATCTGGCTGTCTCTGCCAAAAAGGTGACAGCGGTCGAACTGGACCGCGACCTGCTCATTCCATTGCAGGCAGTTCTCCAGCCTTATCAGAATGTGCGCGTGGTGCATGGCGATATTCTCAAGCTGTCCATTGCGGAATTAATTGACCAGCCGAATTACATCGTCGCGGCGAATATTCCCTATAACATCACTTCTGCAATCATTCGTCACCTGCTCGAAAACCTCCCGAAACCGCGCCGCGTGGTGTTGACCATCCAAAAGGAAGTGGCGGAACGCATCTGTGCCCAGCCCGGGGACTTGAGTCTGCTGGCGTTGAGCGTGCAGGTCTACGGTCAGCCCCGCATCGCAGGAAGAATCCCCGCTGCCGCCTTCCACCCCGCGCCGAAAGTGGATTCCGCCATCCTGCGCATCGACATCTACGAAGAACCTCTCATCTCAAAGGAATTGGTGGATACCTTCTTCAAACTCACCAAAGCGGGTTTTGGACAAAAGCGCAAGACATTGCGCAACTCGCTTTCATCGGGATTGCACATTTCCCCGCAGAACACAGAATCCCTGCTCACTTCGGCAGGGATCGATCCCATGCGGCGGGCGGAGACGCTTTCCATCGACGAGTGGAAAGGACTGTGCGAGAAGCGGTAA
- a CDS encoding zinc ribbon domain-containing protein: MKCTSCGFETEAGAQFCGNCGAPMREKKIVAGRENIACPHCSAETPSASRFCQNCGRDVKISVPVTRQAPPTVSKRKRSLPAWVWLVLLLLLIGIGAALIFIQPAAEPAPQTIETGPAQETTPASADSPAPTMIAEPGEQGLLLYDDFSNDTSGWPAFGGPGEKSQAGYENGQYRFAFFSKCGWDAAWSRDEYGDFIIETAFSTPADVLDVGAGFTMRTREKAWYLLWVYPAQGGYLFQKDVMGQVSELVPLTVSPVIRPLEQGGRLHLKLKVEARGERFDLWIGQPEGVYAYLGSVSDAELKIGHLGPSADCPDGAFVPPVEVLFDWVKVSK; encoded by the coding sequence ATGAAATGCACAAGCTGCGGTTTCGAGACCGAAGCGGGCGCGCAGTTTTGTGGAAATTGCGGTGCGCCCATGCGGGAGAAGAAAATTGTGGCTGGCAGGGAAAACATCGCCTGCCCGCATTGCAGCGCGGAAACTCCATCCGCTTCGCGCTTCTGCCAGAATTGCGGCAGGGATGTGAAAATATCCGTGCCTGTCACACGGCAGGCACCTCCCACCGTGTCCAAACGGAAGCGGTCCCTGCCCGCTTGGGTCTGGCTGGTACTTCTCCTGCTCCTGATCGGAATTGGGGCAGCGCTCATCTTTATTCAACCTGCGGCGGAACCCGCACCTCAAACCATTGAAACAGGACCGGCCCAAGAGACCACTCCTGCCTCTGCAGATAGTCCAGCGCCAACGATGATCGCAGAGCCTGGGGAGCAGGGCCTTTTGCTGTATGACGATTTTAGCAACGATACCAGCGGCTGGCCCGCCTTTGGCGGCCCCGGCGAGAAGAGCCAGGCGGGTTATGAGAACGGTCAATATCGCTTTGCCTTCTTCTCCAAATGCGGCTGGGATGCCGCTTGGTCTCGTGATGAATATGGGGATTTCATTATCGAAACCGCCTTCAGTACCCCGGCCGACGTCCTGGATGTGGGTGCTGGTTTCACTATGCGAACGCGTGAAAAGGCTTGGTATCTTCTGTGGGTCTACCCGGCGCAAGGTGGTTATCTCTTTCAAAAGGATGTCATGGGGCAGGTCAGCGAGTTGGTCCCGTTAACCGTCTCGCCGGTCATCCGCCCGCTTGAGCAGGGTGGCAGGTTGCATCTCAAGTTGAAGGTGGAAGCACGAGGCGAACGGTTTGACCTTTGGATCGGCCAGCCCGAAGGGGTCTATGCCTATCTGGGCTCGGTCTCTGATGCAGAATTAAAAATCGGTCATCTCGGACCCTCGGCAGATTGCCCGGACGGGGCATTCGTTCCACCGGTTGAGGTGCTGTTTGATTGGGTCAAAGTCTCAAAATAA
- the ahcY gene encoding adenosylhomocysteinase, translating to MNNYDVKDLNQAEGGRRRMDWAEREMPVLRSIRERFKKEKPLKGLRVSACLHVTTETANLMVTLQDGGADIVLTASNPLSTQDDVAAALVNQFEIPTFAIKGEDKTTYFKHIRAALEHKPHMTMDDGADLVSSLFFIEMGRFEKLEPSLAAWAKGLKDDERKQMLKNVIGGTEETTTGVIRLKAMEADGVLKFPVIAVNDALTKHLFDNRYGTGQSTIDGIIRATNVLLAGKNFVVAGYGWCGRGLASRARGMGAQVIVTEIDPMKALEAVMDGYQVMPMDSASRIGDIFCTVTGDINVLDKKHFELMKDGAIVANSGHFNVEINIPALAKMSVGEPNLVRPFVEQYTTKDGRKINILGEGRLINLASAEGHPASVMDMSFANQALSAEYMAKNADKLEKKVYSVPTDIDNEIARLKLESMGIRIDILTDEQLKYLSSWEEGT from the coding sequence ATGAACAATTACGATGTGAAGGATTTAAATCAGGCGGAAGGCGGCCGCCGCCGCATGGATTGGGCGGAACGCGAAATGCCCGTCCTGCGCTCAATCCGTGAGCGTTTCAAGAAGGAAAAACCCCTCAAAGGCTTGCGTGTTTCCGCCTGTTTGCATGTGACCACTGAAACTGCGAACTTAATGGTGACACTCCAGGATGGCGGTGCGGATATCGTCCTGACCGCATCCAATCCGCTTTCCACACAGGACGATGTGGCCGCTGCGCTGGTGAACCAGTTTGAAATCCCCACCTTCGCGATCAAAGGTGAAGACAAAACAACCTATTTCAAACACATACGCGCCGCGTTGGAACACAAGCCCCATATGACCATGGACGACGGCGCCGATTTGGTTTCCTCCCTGTTCTTTATTGAGATGGGTCGCTTTGAAAAACTCGAACCGTCCCTTGCGGCTTGGGCAAAGGGACTCAAGGACGATGAACGCAAGCAGATGCTCAAAAACGTCATCGGAGGCACTGAAGAGACCACCACCGGCGTGATCCGCCTGAAGGCAATGGAGGCGGATGGTGTGTTGAAATTCCCCGTCATTGCGGTGAACGATGCACTCACCAAGCATCTTTTTGATAACCGCTATGGTACGGGCCAATCCACCATTGACGGCATCATCCGTGCCACCAATGTTTTGCTGGCTGGCAAGAATTTCGTCGTGGCCGGCTACGGCTGGTGTGGGCGTGGTCTCGCCTCCCGTGCCCGCGGCATGGGGGCCCAGGTTATCGTCACCGAGATCGACCCAATGAAGGCACTCGAGGCGGTCATGGACGGTTATCAGGTCATGCCGATGGACAGCGCCTCCAGAATTGGCGATATCTTTTGCACGGTTACGGGTGATATCAATGTCCTGGATAAGAAGCACTTTGAATTAATGAAGGATGGCGCGATCGTTGCCAACTCCGGTCACTTCAATGTCGAGATCAATATTCCCGCACTGGCGAAAATGAGCGTGGGCGAGCCGAATCTTGTCCGCCCGTTCGTTGAACAGTACACCACCAAGGATGGGCGCAAGATCAACATCCTCGGCGAGGGACGCCTGATCAACCTCGCCTCCGCCGAAGGGCATCCTGCCTCCGTAATGGACATGTCCTTTGCCAACCAGGCATTATCCGCTGAATACATGGCGAAGAATGCCGACAAACTTGAGAAGAAGGTCTACTCGGTCCCGACCGACATTGATAACGAGATTGCCCGCCTTAAACTTGAATCCATGGGCATTCGCATTGACATCCTCACCGACGAACAGTTGAAGTACCTCAGCTCATGGGAAGAGGGAACTTAA
- a CDS encoding acyltransferase family protein has translation MTNADKTRIEWVDVFRFFGIWAIYVGHFGTAAGKAFPFVFTYHVPMFFFAAGFFSSRYSRETPFNFIKKKTLQLMVPYAVFSIIALIVFTIQNNWGVAEARDAAMSFVFGIRNQVLAGSLWFLPCLYLVIIIDYFVLKVFKLPVFSLAVSIGTFIATLTLLPNNPAQDPSWFLNLDSALFYYIYYSLGRIFFPLLHSERTSLKSRLLESPLIVATFAMTAIIYLTGSDWLFHKIVLQFPAIPAFGLPYEVFNVLMALILIYFNVLAAKLFARVLFFGELGRETLAFCGTEDVTKSILTQLLEMLRLKVDLINPFITIAFSLICLVVSKHTLIKFFNTHFPQAVGKLRPADEKTQAAGGQQRQNRTEPAEIN, from the coding sequence ATGACAAATGCAGACAAGACCAGAATAGAATGGGTCGATGTGTTTAGGTTTTTCGGAATATGGGCCATTTATGTTGGTCATTTTGGCACCGCCGCCGGCAAGGCCTTTCCATTCGTTTTTACCTATCACGTACCAATGTTTTTCTTTGCCGCAGGCTTTTTTTCATCCAGGTATTCCAGGGAGACCCCTTTCAACTTCATCAAAAAAAAGACCTTGCAGCTCATGGTGCCCTATGCGGTTTTTAGCATCATTGCATTAATTGTCTTTACCATCCAAAACAACTGGGGTGTTGCGGAGGCAAGGGACGCCGCCATGTCCTTTGTGTTTGGCATACGGAATCAGGTGCTCGCAGGTTCGTTATGGTTTCTTCCCTGCCTGTACCTGGTGATTATCATTGACTATTTTGTCCTTAAAGTTTTCAAACTGCCCGTCTTTTCATTGGCGGTTTCCATCGGCACATTTATCGCGACCCTAACCCTTCTACCCAACAACCCCGCGCAAGACCCGTCCTGGTTCCTGAATTTGGACAGTGCGCTTTTTTATTATATTTACTATTCCCTTGGGCGTATTTTTTTTCCTCTTCTACACAGTGAACGGACTTCATTAAAAAGCCGCCTGCTGGAAAGCCCATTGATCGTTGCGACCTTTGCAATGACCGCCATTATTTATTTAACCGGTTCTGACTGGCTTTTCCATAAGATCGTTCTGCAATTTCCCGCCATCCCTGCATTCGGGCTTCCGTATGAAGTTTTTAATGTCCTCATGGCATTGATATTGATCTATTTCAACGTGCTTGCCGCAAAACTATTTGCGCGCGTTCTGTTTTTCGGAGAATTGGGGCGGGAAACGCTCGCCTTTTGTGGAACCGAAGATGTGACAAAATCCATTCTCACGCAATTGCTGGAAATGCTTCGCCTAAAGGTCGACCTCATCAACCCGTTTATAACCATTGCTTTTTCCCTGATATGCCTGGTGGTTTCCAAACATACCTTGATAAAGTTTTTCAACACCCATTTCCCACAGGCGGTTGGGAAACTGAGGCCGGCGGACGAAAAAACGCAAGCCGCCGGCGGGCAGCAGCGTCAAAACCGGACGGAGCCTGCCGAAATCAACTAA
- a CDS encoding MoxR family ATPase: protein MTTLFDSTSTVKSELNKQKYIASAEIATIVYLAQKLGKSLLAEGPAGVGKTELAKAIAGATGRELIRLQCYEGLDESKALYEWEYSKQLLYTQLLRDKLNDTLGKAGSLAEAADKLAKEEDVFFSERFLLQRPLLKAILSEKPTVLLIDEIDRADAEFEAFLLEVLSDFQISVPELGTLTAKHKPFVILTSNNTRELSEALKRRCLYLFIDYPTLQAELAVVHLKVPDLNPKLAQQAVEFVQRLRKADMRKSPSISETLDWANALVALNASQLDKDVLEDTLSVLLKHEADLQKAKRQLINPPQQPRQRPPADDFGRFSGN, encoded by the coding sequence ATGACCACATTATTTGACAGTACATCCACCGTTAAATCCGAATTGAACAAACAAAAATACATCGCATCCGCCGAGATCGCGACCATCGTCTACCTCGCACAAAAACTGGGCAAGTCGCTTCTGGCGGAGGGTCCTGCGGGCGTGGGCAAGACGGAACTGGCAAAAGCCATCGCAGGTGCGACCGGACGGGAATTGATCCGTCTGCAATGCTATGAGGGCCTGGACGAGTCGAAGGCGTTGTATGAGTGGGAATATTCCAAACAGTTGCTGTACACACAGTTATTGCGCGACAAATTGAACGACACGCTCGGCAAAGCCGGGTCGCTCGCTGAAGCCGCAGACAAATTGGCAAAAGAGGAGGACGTCTTTTTCTCCGAACGGTTTTTGTTGCAACGTCCGTTATTGAAGGCGATTTTAAGCGAAAAGCCGACGGTGCTATTGATCGACGAAATCGACCGTGCGGATGCCGAATTTGAAGCATTCCTGCTCGAAGTTTTGAGTGACTTTCAAATATCCGTACCCGAATTGGGGACACTGACAGCGAAGCATAAACCTTTCGTGATCCTCACATCCAACAACACGCGCGAACTCTCCGAGGCGTTGAAACGGCGTTGTTTGTATCTTTTCATTGACTATCCAACTTTGCAGGCAGAGCTTGCTGTCGTGCATTTGAAGGTCCCCGACTTGAATCCCAAACTGGCACAGCAAGCCGTGGAATTCGTACAGCGCCTCCGCAAAGCGGACATGCGCAAATCCCCGTCCATCAGCGAAACTCTGGATTGGGCGAATGCGCTCGTGGCGTTGAACGCGTCCCAGTTGGATAAGGATGTGCTGGAAGATACGCTATCCGTCCTGCTGAAACACGAAGCGGATCTGCAGAAGGCAAAGCGGCAGTTGATAAATCCACCGCAGCAGCCGAGGCAGAGACCACCCGCGGATGATTTTGGCCGGTTCTCCGGAAACTAG
- a CDS encoding RNA methyltransferase, whose protein sequence is MNIITSTSNPLIKKVRALRQKRTRNEKGTFLVEGIHHVGEAVEAGWDIETILYASGVLTSPFAHALINRFAIKPQAVSAQVMESLADKDNPQGILAVVRQKKFTFADLQSVARAVALVSPQDPGNVGTILRTMDAVNGDALFLLDGGVEPYHPTVVRASMGTLFWKPVVQTSFDTFIEWARGETMQLIATSAKAEVAYRAIIPQPPWILLLGNEQKGLSPEQSAACDVTVSLPMQGRGSSLNLSVAAGVLLYQFEGS, encoded by the coding sequence ATGAACATCATCACCAGCACGTCCAATCCGCTCATCAAGAAGGTGCGCGCGCTCCGCCAAAAAAGGACGCGCAACGAAAAGGGAACTTTTCTCGTCGAGGGGATCCATCATGTGGGCGAGGCGGTGGAGGCGGGTTGGGACATCGAAACGATCCTGTACGCCTCGGGGGTGTTGACCAGTCCCTTTGCGCACGCTTTGATCAACCGCTTCGCCATTAAGCCCCAGGCTGTCTCTGCCCAGGTAATGGAATCATTGGCTGACAAGGACAACCCGCAGGGCATCCTTGCAGTGGTGCGGCAGAAAAAATTTACTTTCGCAGACTTGCAATCCGTTGCCCGCGCGGTTGCGCTCGTCTCCCCGCAGGACCCCGGCAACGTCGGCACCATCCTGCGTACCATGGATGCGGTCAATGGCGATGCGCTCTTCCTGCTCGATGGCGGCGTGGAACCGTATCATCCCACCGTCGTCCGTGCCAGCATGGGGACTCTGTTTTGGAAGCCCGTCGTGCAGACTTCATTCGATACGTTTATCGAGTGGGCGCGCGGGGAGACCATGCAGCTCATCGCCACCTCCGCCAAAGCGGAAGTGGCTTATCGGGCAATCATCCCTCAACCTCCATGGATATTATTATTGGGCAATGAGCAAAAGGGACTCTCTCCCGAACAATCCGCCGCCTGTGACGTGACCGTCTCCCTGCCCATGCAGGGACGCGGCAGTTCGCTCAACCTGTCCGTTGCCGCAGGGGTTTTGTTGTATCAGTTTGAAGGTTCATGA
- a CDS encoding G5 domain-containing protein — MKYLRWLAFVLILFLSACQPNSMSITILDGETILRVNTSERVPLVILADAGIVPGAKDRVIVNGVPHALDQPITVGGAVHLQLRRAVPFTLVTPLGEQGIYSSALTVGEALSEEGALLGKNDHVNPPLDFPLIDSIIVTYAPARDLFVTVDGHAMRIRSAAGTVGGALAEAGIPLTGLDISRPAENEALPADGQIQVTRVRESISIELEPIPFSTETRESPDIPFGQDEIIQPGVEGVAMVRTRIRYENGAEVSREVESEGVLREPQTRIVANGSKIVLSPLGGGSPQEYWHATEMYATWYSPCNSGINGCSYGTASGARAGYGIVAVDYSIYSYLGGMRVYIPGYGLATIGDTGGGPIIETALGVPRTKWIDLGYDDNNIGGLSGWVTVYFLAPAPAEIPYFLK, encoded by the coding sequence ATGAAATACCTTCGCTGGCTGGCGTTCGTGCTGATTCTTTTTTTATCGGCGTGCCAGCCAAACAGCATGTCCATCACCATCCTTGACGGCGAAACCATCCTGCGCGTCAATACCAGCGAGCGCGTCCCGCTGGTCATCCTGGCCGATGCAGGTATCGTGCCGGGTGCAAAGGACCGCGTCATCGTCAACGGCGTTCCCCATGCGCTGGATCAGCCCATCACCGTAGGCGGCGCAGTCCACTTGCAATTGCGCCGCGCGGTGCCGTTCACCCTCGTCACGCCCCTCGGAGAGCAAGGGATTTATTCCTCCGCCTTGACGGTCGGGGAGGCCTTGAGCGAGGAGGGCGCCCTGCTCGGCAAAAATGACCATGTCAACCCGCCTCTCGATTTCCCGCTGATCGACTCAATCATCGTGACCTATGCCCCCGCCCGGGATCTGTTCGTGACGGTTGACGGCCATGCGATGCGCATCCGCTCTGCCGCAGGGACGGTTGGTGGGGCGCTTGCAGAGGCTGGGATTCCGCTGACGGGTCTCGATATCAGCCGTCCTGCAGAGAACGAGGCACTGCCCGCCGATGGACAGATCCAGGTCACACGGGTCCGGGAATCCATCAGCATCGAGTTGGAACCGATCCCATTCTCCACTGAAACGCGAGAGTCTCCCGACATCCCATTTGGGCAGGATGAGATCATCCAGCCCGGCGTGGAGGGCGTGGCAATGGTTCGCACGCGCATCCGCTACGAAAATGGCGCGGAGGTCAGCCGCGAAGTAGAGTCGGAAGGCGTGCTTCGAGAACCGCAAACCCGCATTGTGGCAAACGGCTCAAAGATTGTGCTTTCACCGCTGGGCGGCGGTTCCCCGCAGGAATACTGGCACGCCACGGAAATGTACGCCACATGGTATTCGCCCTGCAACTCCGGTATCAACGGCTGTTCGTACGGAACGGCCAGCGGCGCGCGCGCCGGTTATGGTATTGTGGCCGTGGATTATTCGATCTATTCCTATCTGGGTGGGATGCGGGTGTACATCCCCGGCTATGGACTTGCCACCATCGGCGACACCGGCGGCGGACCGATCATCGAAACGGCGCTCGGCGTGCCGCGCACCAAATGGATCGACCTCGGGTACGACGACAACAACATCGGCGGGCTTTCCGGCTGGGTGACGGTATACTTCCTTGCGCCGGCGCCGGCGGAAATCCCTTACTTCTTAAAATGA